The sequence TTTTCGATGAAGTGCAAGATTCCCCCGAAATGGTACACGGTGTGGTCGACGTGCGGTTTGACGTAGGGTGACACGATCAGCATCGGCACCCGGAACCCGGGCCCACCCTGCCAGTCGCGCGGGTGCGGCGGCTGCACGTGATCGTAAAACCCGCCCCAATCATCCCAAACGACGACGATCGCGGTAGAGTTCCAATACCGGCTGCGCCCGACCGCGTTGACGATCGATGCGACCCACGACGGGCCAGTGTCGCTCGGTTCGGCGGGGTGGTCGGAGTTGACGGCGTCGGGCGTGATCCACGCCACGTCGGGGAGCTTGTCGTGCGAGACGTCTGCGAAAAACTCATTGCTGCTGCGCGTAACGTTGGTGTGCCACTCCGGGCTGTAGCGCACCGCGCGGATCGCGTCGAAGGCGCTCCAGATTCCTGGGCCGCCGACGCCCTTGCGAACTGGCATCGCGTAGAACTTCCAGGAGATGCTCTTGGCGTCGAGCAGATCGCGCATCGTTTCGTAGTTCAAGCACGGGAAGGGTCCATCGGCATAGACCTTGCCGCTGTACCTCTCGATGACCGACGTGCGGATGGTCTTGTTCGCATCGCAGCCCCATGGGAAATAGGTCGGATTGTCGATGATCGCCTGCGTCGGCGAGATCTGCGTGCCGCCGGCGATCAAGTCCTGATGCGCGGTGAAGCTCGAGCTCCCTTGCGTCTGGAATGTGTGATCGGCCAGCACATACTGCCGGGCGATGTCCCAGTACGGCACGACGTCGGCGGGGTTCACGTATTGGTACGCGTACAAGCAGGCGGGCCCACTGCTGCCGTTGGAACCCGAGCCGATCAAGTCGAAGCCGTCCATCTTTCCATGGTCGAGCTCTTTCAAGTAGCCCCTGTAAATGTGATCGATGTCGAGCCGCGCCGCGAGCGGCACCTTCTTCAGGGGGACCGTTGTCGGTTTCGTGATCGGCGGAGAGCAGCTGTGCCGGATCGCGGGAGGCATCGCCGCCGCCTTTCCCTTCGTCGCGCCGTCCGCTCCGGGAAATGTCGCGAATAAGTTGTCGAAGCTGCGGTTTTCTTGAATCACGATGACGACGTGCTTGATCGGGATCGTCCGCGCTTCTGTGCCGCCGTTTCGTTCGCTGCTTAGTTCGGGGATGAGCGGTGGAGCGGGGGGCCGGCCTGCGATACCACCGCCGCAGGCCATGAGCGCCGCGACGGCGGCCGCCAGCGCGAATAAAAACGCGCCTTGGCGCGCGGCGATAGGCGCTGGTCCTAAGCTCATGGCTTTGTGCTTCTTGGCCACACCGGCGACGGCAACCTCGCCGCAAGGAACGGAGCGACGCGAAAGAAATTAACTTTGGTATGGTTTCGGCTCAGGACGAGGTGAATCTCGTGATGCGGCGCGCGGCGGCGCTCAACGAACGGTTAAGAACGTTAATCCGCACCATGACGGCGGTCGAGCGGGACGATCCTGAGTTCGCGCAGGAGATGCGCCACTACGGCATCGTCGCGGAGTTCGCGGACATCGCGACCGGAATCGGTGACTTGGATACTGCCGTGGCCGCGCTGCTGCGCAAACTCGGGTTCGAATGAGTTTCGGAACGATGCGTCAGCGGCGTCAGTCGTAGCTGTCGCGCACGGTTTCCAGCAGCGTCTGTCCGAACTCGATGATGTCGCCGTTACCGTCGAGCACGTCGACGCCAAAACCCGGATAGAGGCTCACAAAACGTTCCTGTTTCCAGCGCGCGACCGACCAGCGGTCCCGGGCTCCGATCTCGTACGGCCAGGGAGGCATGCCCTCGCGATCGGAGCGGATGTCGCGCCCGTCGGCCGTGCGAATGCGCACCTGGAATCCCTCGACCCGCGAGATCTTCATCTCCAGCGTCCCAATTTTCATGCGACGCGCAACCTTACATCAAGAGAATCGGGCTGACTGGATTCGAACCAGCGATCTCTAGTCCCCCAGGCGGTTCTTGTCGTGCGGAGCTTACGCATTTCCTCGAAAAATCGACTCCATGCGGGCCATATCTTGA is a genomic window of Candidatus Binatia bacterium containing:
- a CDS encoding alkaline phosphatase family protein, which produces MSLGPAPIAARQGAFLFALAAAVAALMACGGGIAGRPPAPPLIPELSSERNGGTEARTIPIKHVVIVIQENRSFDNLFATFPGADGATKGKAAAMPPAIRHSCSPPITKPTTVPLKKVPLAARLDIDHIYRGYLKELDHGKMDGFDLIGSGSNGSSGPACLYAYQYVNPADVVPYWDIARQYVLADHTFQTQGSSSFTAHQDLIAGGTQISPTQAIIDNPTYFPWGCDANKTIRTSVIERYSGKVYADGPFPCLNYETMRDLLDAKSISWKFYAMPVRKGVGGPGIWSAFDAIRAVRYSPEWHTNVTRSSNEFFADVSHDKLPDVAWITPDAVNSDHPAEPSDTGPSWVASIVNAVGRSRYWNSTAIVVVWDDWGGFYDHVQPPHPRDWQGGPGFRVPMLIVSPYVKPHVDHTVYHFGGILHFIENVWTLGSLGNDDTSTSIGTAFDFRMPARKFKVIPSKYSLEFFQHQKPSGLAPDTE